The nucleotide sequence AGTTCTGAGTTTCAAGGCAGACTTGCTTCATTGCCGTCCCCGCCTTCATCCCCAGGCAGAGAAGGGGTTGATGATTCTCTGTCACCTGCATCTACGGGCATTACTCAGAATAATATTCAGGTGGCGACGGCTCCCTTTGTGCGGCAGCAGCCTGTTGAGGCTGGAGAGTCCACGGCTCAGCGGTACGACTACGTTGAAAACCTGCGTCTGGAAATTGTTAAGTTGAGGGAGAAGTACAGGAATTCTTCGACGGATTCCCATGTGTCTGCTCAGCCTGGTACCAGAGTGGCAGCGGTTTCTCTACCCGCAGGTGCTGCAACGTCAGGTGAAGCCAGTTCGACGCGGATCAACCCGGAATTCAAACCTGTAAACCCCAGTGAGTCATTGCGATCGCAGGTTCGCAAACTGCAAACCAAAGTGCAAACTCGTGAAGTTGATGCCTCTGTACCGGCTGCCTCAGGCTTAACTTCAGAAGCATCCCAGCCTCAATTGATGGCAGCGGCACCTCTGGGTTCTGAGAACTATGAACCACTTCTACCCTCTTCTCTGGGTAAAATGGTTTCCCCAGATCTTCCTCCTTTAGGTTCAGTAGATACCTATCTGCCTGGAGCTTCTGGCAAGTTTAATGGCTACATTTGGCCCACCAGGGGTGTTTTGACTTCTGGCTATGGCTGGCGCTGGGGGCGGATGCATAAAGGAATTGACATTGCGGCTCCTACTGGCACACCAATTATGGCGGCTGCATCTGGTGTCGTGATTACAGCAGGTTGGAACTCTGGTGGCTACGGTAACCTGGTCGAAATTCAGCACCCTGATGGTAGTGTGACGCTTTATGCTCACAACAATCGGATTCTGGTGCGCCAGGGTCAACAGGTTGAACAGGGGCAACAGATTGCTGAAATGGGTAGCACTGGCTACAGTACAGGTCCTCATTGTCACTTTGAGGTTCACCTGCCAGGGCATGGAGCCGTCAATCCAATGGCTTATTTGTCCAGACCTGGAGCATAGAAAGCTTAAGGTCTATTTACCAGATCCCTCAAGGGCTGGTTCGAATAAGATTAGGGAGCCATGAGGCTCCCTTTTTGATTCGCTTTATCGTGCTATATTTTTCCAGTACTTTGCCGGGCAAATTCTGAAGGGATGCAGCCCTATCCCCTATCCCCTGCGATACCCGGCATAAATCTGGTGAACATTGCTGACTCCTGAATGCTGAATGCTGATGGAGTACACACCTAGCCGTAGAACTCTTGACTCCCATGAATGAGACCACCTGACGCAGTCAGAAAAGGGGTGTTGCTGAAAAGTGGGATGCGGCGATAACAACGTCGAATTGATTTGAGGCTACTACCACTGCGGTCACGCACCTTCGGCATCTGAATTTCTGCTTCCCCAAAACCCCGGTCACAATCGTGCGCTCTGAAGGTATCCGTTGCCAGCGATCGCCGGTCGTCCCTGGTTGTCCTTAAAAGACTGGTACTGCCTTAAAAACTCAGCCAATTCCGCTTTTGTAGATTCTTCACAATTATGGGGAACTTTAAAGCTGTCCAGTGTTGGGAGTGCTTCTATGATTCCATTGACAATTTTAACCGGGCTGACTTTATGGTCGATTTATATCGTTGGTTGGCACAGACCCTACAACTAAGAGAAAAATAAGCGGGGTATGGAATCATACCCCGCTTATTTTTCTGAATGATCTTCAAACATTTCTAGAACCTGACCCCAACCCCACCTTGAAGGGAAGCGGCGGTACCACCACCCTGGCGATAGGCATTGAAGGCAATTACAGCATTGCCAAACAGGACCCAATTGCTATTAGGTAACACATAGTCAACGCCTGGTTGGACCGCAAACGCGGCCTGGTTGCCAACTGGAGTGGTTGTATCGCCTGTCAAGGGAAGGGAAGCACCAACCCCAAGATAAACATCCGTTCGCCAGTTTACTGGAAGATCATAGGAAACAACAGGTACAATCGCAGCACCGTTCCCCAGCATTGCCTGTGCTCTCAAAGAAACGGGTACTTTCAGGAACTTATAACGAAAGGCAATTAAGCCAGCGGTTTTGCTCGGCTCAATATTGTCCACATCACCATTCGGTAAAAGGATTGAGGCCCCATCAGTTAAGCCAAAGGATACACCTGTACCCAAATAACTTCCATAGGCTGCCTGAGCAGTTGCTGACGATGGGGTAAATAAGGTGAATCCAGTGGCAATGGCCAGACTCCCTAACGCAACTAATCCGCCTTGCCAGAGGGGTTTTATGTGCTGATTGGAAACCAAACTTTTAAGATAGTTCATGCTTTTTCTCCTTACCACCCACGCAGCAAAAGCTCTATTCAAGATTCAATTTAGCCCAATTTCTAAGGATTGATCTATTTTTTTAGTCAAAATAGCCAGGCTTACAGTAAATTTCCTTTCCGTTGATAAGCCATCCTCTAGCGTTTCCTTTCCGGGTGAGGTACACCTCATTTGGTTGACCCAAGGATTCTACAACTATGTATGTACCTTACTGGATTCAAAAACACTATGAGTCAATCGCCCTAACACAAGAGGTTAAAGATCTCCAACTTCTCCGGGAAGGGAGATCTGAGCGAGCACATTCGGCTTAATTCAGTGACATTCCACTATGAGTAGTTGTGAGAGCGAGAGGTTTTGTGGGAAGGGATTCTGTGGGAATCCTTGCTCATAATTCAGATAGGATTGCTATAGCATTACTTGAAAATCGAAAAAATCTCTTTGCCTATCACGCCTATCACGGTTGGATTGTCTTGAAGGGGCGATCGCCAAGCTTCTGTTTTGGATGAATGGTTCTTCATTATGACTGAAATCACTCAATTTGTTTCAGTAAATTTTGAGTGATCCTGGTAAATTATGAGCGGATTGACGAATTGATCTTGTGTAGTTTGAGGTGAAGGGCGGAAGAGCTTCAAGTGACCGCATTTTCTGGATTTGTTTGGACAGGGGACACTTGAGGAACAGGAACACATCCCTCAACGGACTGATTTGTAGCTAGAGATACTGGATATAAAGAGCAACTTCAGGTGATGAGCGAGGTGAGATGGATGAAGAGAAGGCGCTGGCTGGCAGTTCCCATAATGGTTTTGATTGCAGTTGGAACGGCAAAAGCGGTTTTGAGTCAGAGTGTTGTGGCAATTACGTCTACTTCCCAAACCGTTGAGCTGAGGGGTACATCTGGTGGTAATCGGAAGGTGGGTGGATGTGCTGGTTATATTTCATCCGCCCCCAACCATATTATCCAGGTCGCTGAGGATACTAATCTGCGAATTTCTCTACAAGCCAGCGGTGGTCAACCGTCGTTGCTGATTCGCAACCCGTCCGGGCAGGAATTTTGTGTCCCGGCTGACAGGTACTCTGGCGGCAAAATTGATGTGCCTGGTCGCTGGACCCAAGGAAATTATTCGGTTTATGTGGGCGATCGCGACAACGGCCAGTATTCCTACACGTTACGCATTTCCCCAAATTAACCAAAATTAATCAAGTCCTGGCACTACCGATTTGAGGAGTATAAAGAGAGGGTGCCTGAAACTTTATTGCACGGTAATTTTGATTAATATACGTGTCATGTTGATATGTGTCATGTCAATCTCGCGTTCCGTCTGAATGAAAAGGCATTGGTGGCATGGCGCTCCTCGAAACCCGCTGCAATTCGCTCCAGTTTTTCGGAAACCCCATTCATTCCTCAATTTTCTGAGCTGGGATTTCAACGGCACTCACGTCAATTGTTCCAGGAGGTGCCAGGCGGTGAAACTGGCCATTTTCTGCCTTCAGGGGTTCGCTACAGTTGGGACAGCGAAACTCAGTCTGCTTCAGACTCATAAACTCATACTGGCAAACCGGGCAGACAGATTGAATTAAATTTCGTTTTAACCACCACTGAAATCCCAAAAAAGCGATGATGGGGGTGAGCAGAATCAGCCCAATCAGAATCAAAAAGGACTTGACCAGCCACCCTAACCCGATGGCTCCCAAAAGCCACAAAACAGCTAAGGGCAGGAGTAGCCGACTGACACCTGCCAGCCCTATTTGAATATTTTTGAGACTGTCTTGATTCACAGCAAGCTCCGGTAAGCGATCGGGGAGTAAATACTTTAACTCAAATCTTGCAGCAGTGTCAGAAACCGGGTTTCTTGCCATTCACTCAACCTAAAAGCCCTGATTCTTCGTTCAGAAACCCGGTTTCTCAAGGTTTGTTGAGAATGGTGCAAGACCTAAGTTAATCCTAATGGGAATTTACGGTAGCGTGATGCGGGCAATTTCTCCAGCCTGTGGGCAGGTATCGTCACCAGGTAAAGTCCATTTTCTGTGATGCCAGCCTTTTTTCCCAGTTTCTTAAGAAATTTCCAACCTATTGGGGAATAGCCCCAGGAAAATCAAGGGGCAGCATTAGTAATCGGCGTTGCTGAAAAGTGGGATGAATTGAAACTTCGTTTCAATTCATCTAGCACCTTTTCCATCCCCAGATTCAGCAATGCCAGTAATCTGTCGAGGTGTATTAGGGAGATGGGTGGGTGTGATGGGGGTGGTCATCGAATGCCTGGGTAATAAACCACTCTAGTTTGGCAACAAAGACTGATTCAGCAAATTCTTCAGCCCTTTGAATGCAGGCATGGGAGAAGAATCGCAGCCCTTCAAATTGGGATAGTGTTTCACAGAGGCTTTCTACCGTAGGTTCTGCAAACAGTAAGCCAGTGCGATAGTTCAGGACGATTTCCTGGATACCACTTTGGGCTGAAGCAATGACAGGCACGCCCCGCCCCATTGCCTCTACTGGAGGAAAGCCAAAATCAGCGTCAGGATTGAGAAACAAGAGCGCTTTGGCATGGGCATAGAGTTCGGTCAGGTTCTGGTCTGGAACAGCCCCCAGAAAGCGGATGGATTTGCCAGCAAGTGCCTGCAACCTCTGGGCATCGCTACCAGTACCGACTATCCAGAGGGGGCGATCGCTACGAGTGCAGGCGGCTACTGCCAGATCTACGTGCTGATCGCGGGTCAGTGGTCCGACATAGAGGTAATATTGATTACCTGCCTGGCCCTCGCCCTGAATCGATACTGGCGGTGGAATCACTTCAGCCGTGCAGCGATAGAACTTTTTGATACGGCGAGCCACTCTTGCAGAGTTTGCAACGAAGCGATCGCACCGTTGGGCTACATGAAAGTCGTACTGGCGCAACTGGCTGTCTATCCAGGGGGTGTACCAGCTGGGCAGGGCGTGGGTTGCTGGCTCCCACAGATATCGGGGGGGCGTGTGGCAATAGCAAACATGCAGAGTATCGGCACGGGTGAGGACTGCTTTGCTCAGGTAGTTGCCAGAGGAGGAGATAACCAGATCATAGGCAGACAGGTCAAGGGATTCCCAAAAATAGGGCAGGAGGAAACGGTAAGTGTTGTAGTGATGGGCGATCGCAGGTAATCTGTGTGCCCAGGTTGTTCGAATATCCCATCCCGCAAAACGGTCTATGGTTGCACCCAAGCCTCTGGGGTCAACAAATGCAGTATAAACCGGAGCCTCCGGGTACATCCGATGCAATACTTGCAGGACTCGTTCAGCATTACCATATTCCCGAAGATAGTCGTGAACCAGTGCTACTCTCATATTTTTATGGATTTAACCGAGAAAATTCGGCAGCAGTTTGACAGTCTGCCCTACCCTCAAGTTCCCTTGGAGCAATCTCCGCTGGACGATCCCAATTTGTTATTTATTCACAGTTTGATGACTCCTTTTTATTTGAGAAGCCAGACGATTCCTGATACGCAAAATACTGCCATTTTAGATGTGGGCTGTGGTAGTGGCTATAAATCCCTGGCGCTGGCAGTAGCCAATCCCCAATCGGTCGTGATTGGGATTGACCTGTCAGAACCATCCCTTGAAGTTGCCAGGGTTCGGGCGCAAACCCAGGGGATTGGGAATGCTGAGTTTCATCTGCTTGCGATCAGTGACCTGCCCCAGCTTGGACGAAACTTTGACTACATTAACTGTGATGAAACGTTATACCTGTTTCGAGACATTGGAGAGGGATTTCAACTACTGAGGTCTGTGCTCAAACCTGAGGGTATAATCCGGGCTAATTTGCACAGCGCCTACCAGCGGGCCACGTATTTCCGCGCTCAGGAATTGTTTAAGCAGCTTGGATTAATGGCGGCTAACCCTGGTGAATTAGAAGTTCAAATTGTAGCGGATACCCTCAAATCCCTGAAACCCGATGTTAACCTCGCTAAAACCTGGACCAAAGACCCGTTTGAGCCGGAAGGTACCATTAATTCCTCAGCCGTTTTAATGAATTTTTTATTTCAGGGTGATAAAGGATACACCATCCCTGATTTATTCGATGCTCTGAGGCAGGCGGATCTGGAGTTGATCAGCATGGTAAATTGGCGAGAATGGGACTTACTGAGCTTATTTCAAAATCCAGAGGATCTCCCCTTATTCTGGGAAATCACGCTGCCCGAATTGTCGGATGAAATGCATCTCACCCTGTTTGAGTTGATTTCTCCCCAGCATCGGTTGTTAGATTTTTGGTGTGGGTATGCGGGACAGAGAAAACCTTACCGCCCTCTCAATGACTGGTCGCGGGCTGAATGGGAACAGGCCCACATTCACCTGCATCCGGTATTGAGCACCCCCAGAGCAAGAGCCGATCTGGTGGACAGTATTCAAGCCCAGCAACCCTGGGAAGTCAGCCGCTACCTCTCAACTACCATTAAAACTCCCTGCCAGGTTGAGAGCCATCTGGCAGCCTGCCTGCTTCCTTTGTGGGATGCCCCTCAAACAATTCAGTCGTTGATTGACAGACGCCTGCAAACCTGCCCAAATGATTTAGTGACGCTTGTTCCATTAAGTGAGGAGCAGGCATTCGAGCAACTGAAGGCACTGCTGATGCGGCTGGAGACGTTTTTGTATGTTCTGGTTGAATGGTAGAAAGCAGAGGTTTTCCAGACAAGAACCCATGCCCAGGGTGGTAGGATGGCTATCTCTCGATCTCTACCCCCTCCCCTGTCCTCTCCTCTGACCTCTTGAATCAGCACTCCCATGCGTTTACTTTGCCTGAGCAATGGGCACGGAGAAGATGCGATCGCCCTCCGCATTTTGCAAGCCCTCCAGTCTTCTCCCCATGCCCCCCAGATCGAAGCCCTGCCCATTGTGGGGGAGGGTCATGCCTACACCAGAGCCGGGATTCCCCTGATTGGTGCGGTCAAGACGATGCCATCTGGTGGCTTTGTTTATATGGATGGCAGACAGCTTGCAAGAGATATTCGGGGAGGGTTGCTGAAGTTGACAGTGACACAATTGCAGGCTGTGCGTGCCTGGGCGAGAGGGGCGGGGAGAGGAGAGGCCTCTCCCCTCTCCCACTCCCCATCATTTATCCTCGCTGTGGGCGACATTGTGCCACTGCTGTTTGCCTGGTTCAGTGGGGTGCCCTATGGTTTTGTGGGCACTGCCAAGTCCGAATATTACATTCGGGATGAGGCCGGTTGGCTACCGAGGAAGTCGTGGTGGAGTGATCGCCTGGAACGCTGGACTGGCTGTATTTACCATCCCTGGGAGCGCTGGCTGATGAGTCGTCCTGGTTGCAAAGCCGTTTTTCCCAGAGACAGCATCACAGCTCAAAACCTGCGTCGTTATGGGATACCAGCGTTTGACATGGGGAACCCAATGATGGATGGGCTGGAGTGGGAAGCGCCAGATAAAGGCGGAAGGATACCGGGTGAACCAGTGATTTCCTCGTTCATCCCCCATCCGTCATCCTTAACAATTGTCCTTCTCCCTGGTTCCCGTCCACCGGAAGCCTATGGAAATTGGGAAATGCTGTTGCTGGCAGTGAACGGACTTCTGGCTCAAATGGAACGACCATTGCTGCTGCTGGCGGCGATCGCCCCCGGGCTTGATCTGGATCGATTGCACCAGGCGGTGCAGGCTTTCCGCTGGCAACCCACTGCCGATGGAACTTACGCCGTGGGCTTCGGTGAAAACCGGGCAATCCTGGTGCTGGCACAGGATCGGTATGCTGAGTTTTTGCACCGGGCAGATTTGGCGATCGCTATGGCGGGGACGGCAACCGAGCAATTTATTGGTCTGGGGAAACCTGCGATTACCCTCCCTGGCAGGGGACCCCAGTTTACTCCAGGATTTGCCGAAGCTCAAACCCGGCTGCTGGGTCCCTCTGTTACCCTGGTTCAGACACCAGAGCAGGTTGCTTCTGCCATCCAGGCTCTGTTGAAAAACCCCGATCGCCTGCAATTGATTGCTGAAAATGGTCGCCGCCGCATGGGTCCCCCTGGTTCTGCCCGGCGTATTGCCCAATGTTTAATCGAACAATTCAGGGGACAGGAGATAGGGAATAGGAGATAGGGGGACAGAGGCGGATGGGACAGGAGAAAGGAGAGGGGACGGGGAAATACTCAATGCTTAACTTCCTGCTTCAAACTCTCCAAACTTTCCAAATTCTCTAAATTTTCCAAATTCTCTAAATTCTCTAAATTTTCTACACTCTCTAAAACCTGTTTTACCATTTTTGCCAGTACATCCAGATCGATGGGCTTAGAAATGTAATCAACCGCTCCGGCTTCCAGGCAAAGGTCGCGATCGCCCTTCATTGCCAGGGCTGTCTGGGCAATGACAGGAATCGCCTGGTAGCGATCGTGCTGTTTAAGCTGGCGGGTTAGGGTCAGTCCATCCACCTCTGGGAGATGAATATCCATCAAAATCAGAGCTGGCAGAGACCGCTCAAGTGCCTGCCACATTTCCCGTCCATCCTGCACCCAGGTTACCTCGTAGCCTGATTTGCTCAGAAATGTCAGCATCAGCTTGGCATTGTGAACATTATCTTCCACTAACATCAGATGGTTGGGACGGAGAGTCCTGATTGGACTGGGAGTACCCTCTGAAAAACACTGAGGCAGTGAGGACCCCACTGGAGAGTGGAGCTTCTTTTTACGGCGGTTGGTAGGACGCACATCTCGCCGGGATGCCGCCCTGGAGTGTGGCTCCATCTCACAGGGCCGTGGATGTTTGGGGGCAGATGTCTCCTGCAAATTCAGATCAACCGATGCTGGCTTTGTTTCAGATACCGACTTTGTTTCAGATACCGACTTTGTTTCAGATATCGGAGTTTCAGTTGCTTCTAAAGTGGGGGCAGGCAGGGATGGCGGGACCAGGGGCAGGGCAATGGTAAAGCGCGATCCCTGGTCAGGTTCGGAGCAAACCTCCACCCAGCCACCGTGAAGCTCGGCCAGCTTTTGAGTCAATGCCAGTCCCAACCCGGTTCCTTCCCCCGGCCCAGTCGCCACGTTTGCCAGTTGGGCATAGGGGCGAAATAATAACTGCTGCTGCTCTTGTGAAATGCCGGTTCCAGTATCCCAAACGGTAAATCGCAAAATATCCTTTGCCAATGTGACCTCAATCCCAATTTCGCCCTTCAGGGTAAATTTGATTGCATTGGACAGCAGGTTGAATAGCATTTGCTTCAGCCGCAGACCATCGGCAACGAGGGTGGTCACCGTGGGGGCAATTTGCAGATGGGTTTTTAGCCCTTTATCACTTGCTTTTTCTTTCACCAGTGTTATTGCCATCTGGCAAAGGTTGCGCACGTCCACCGTTTCCCACTGCAAGTCGAGCTGGTTTGCTTCAATTTTCGACACATCGAGAATGTCATTAATCAGTGAGAGCAGGTGTTGCCCACTGGTCAGAATAATGTTGAGGTACTCTTGATGCCGCAGGTTCATCGGGCTGAAACCCTGCGCCTGCAACAAATGGGTAAAACCCAGGATTGAACTTAAGGGGGTGCGAATTTCATGGCTGGTGTTTGCTAAAAATTCACTTTTAAGCTGGTTGATCTGTACCAGATCACGGTTGCGATCGCGGAGTTGCTGCCGTTGTTGGCAATGTGCCTGGATCAGCCGGATCTGTTGTAGCGCCACCACACCCAGACGGATGCTCTGTTGAATCAGGCGGGAACTGGGTAAATCGATTGACGGGTTCACCCCAGATCGGAATGACGAACCTGTATGGATCACTAGCCAACCATAGGGGGGCTGCTCATCTCCGATTGCCCAGACCTCTTCTGGTGCCTGTGCTTGCCAGTGTTGTAAATCGTCGAGAGCAAGCCTGGCTCCTAACTTGGGATAAAAAAGATTGCCGGAAGCAAGGAGGCAGGAAATGGGGGATTGGCTATTTACATCGTGCTGGAGCTTAATCTGACAGACCTCGAACTCAACCCCGTTTGGGGGGCAAGACTCGGATGGCATGATGGTAAGCTGCTGGCTATTGCTGCCGAAACAGCCACTGAGCCTTTCTGATGACCCCGTTACGGCTTCACAATTGGGAACAGTCTTTGCCTGAAACAGAATTACAGTGGCATTAACCAGGACCTCAGACAGTTCCTGGGCGATCGCCTGAAAAATCTCTAAATCGCCTGAAGCTTCCCCATTCTCCTGAGAATTTACAGTTTCACTCAGGCAAGCAGTCACGATCTGATTGAGTCGTTGCCCCAAACGATTTAAGCACTGTTCATAGGTGAGTTGCGTTGCTGTTTGCACCGTTTCTGGCACGTCCGCACTGGATGGAGTAGGCCAGTTTACCCCGCTGGCGGCCGGGGTCTCCAGGTATTTTCGTTCAGACAGGTTTGAAGGCTGTTTCATAAATAACAAAGAAGCACCCAATGGAAAAACCTGGGTGAAGCGAAATATGGTGATGTCTAAACTTCAGGCAGGCAGTGATGGAATTGACGGCAGAGTGGCCTTTACCTCTGGCCCGGCTCCTCCAGGTGAAGAAAACAAATCTTCATCCTTTGGGGTGCTCAAGAATTCGTATAGATAATTGGTCTGACATCGCTAACTGAATAGATACTAGATGGATATTAACAATTCTCGTGTGAAGATCAATTGGTTGCATAGGTGAAATTACTGTATAGATTCGCGCTGAATGGCGGAGATCTTTAGCCAGGTGGCGGAGGTCATCCCAGGAAGCGGCAGAGTCAGATATTTAGTGAATGTTCTGATTCCATCTCAGGTTTTCAGCTTACATTTTTAGAGTGCCACTATACGCAGGCCACAATCACTCCTTAATATGAAATAGATCACTCTCTGGTACAAATGACCCAGATATTCGTATGGGATTAGCGCTATCTACACTCGTTGCCAGGCTCTGTAGGTGTTTAGCGCCATTTATGAGGATGTACGTTCCTTGCCAGGCAGGAGCCTGTCTACCAGTCACCTGTCCAGGTACTCTGGGATCTGGAGCTTCCACGCACTGTTACCAGGCTGGAGCGTGGTAACGAGGCCAACGAGGCTAACGAGGCTGCGAACGAAGTTATGAGCACACGCTAATCAGATACAAGTATTCACCGTGAACTGAGTAACCCTAATGGCAACTTCATCGAAGATTCCCAAGCGAATTTCAACAGCTCTGATCAACGCGCTCAGTGCTGGTGTTGTTCCCAGGGTGGGGCTGGACCACATCGCTGTGGGGCGGGAACGGGAAATGCAGGTTTTATTACAAGATTTAGACAATATCGCGGGGGGTGGGGCAGGATTTCGCTTCGTTATTGGGCGTTATGGAGCCGGTAAAAGCTTTACCCTGCAACTGGTCCGCAATCATGCGATGGAAAAAGGGTTTGTTGTTGCCGATGCAGATATCACCCCAGAGCGCCGGTTGGCTGGAGGTAATGGGGCAGGTGTGGCAACGTACCGAGAGTTAATGAAAAATCTCTCTACTAAATCTCGTCCGGATGGAGGGGCATTATCCACCATTCTGGAACGCTGGATTGCCGGAATTCAGACCCAGGTTGTTCAAGAATCAGGTAAAAAACCAGCCGATGAGGGGTTTGATGACCTGGTGGAAGATAAGATTCGCGAGGTCACGAAGGATGTGGCAGATCTGGTGAACGGGTTTGAATTTGCCAATGTGATCATTGCTTACTGGAATGGCTACCGCACGGATAACGACGCCAGGAAAGAAGCCGCTCTCCGGTGGTTAAGGGGTGAATTTGCAACTAAAACTGAGGCAAAAGCTGCCCTGGGTGTGCGCGTCATCATTGACGATGAGAACTGGTACGATTACGTCAAGCTATTCGCCCGGTTTGTCTGGGATATTGGCTATAAAGGACTATTAGTGATGCTGGATGAGGTTATTCACC is from Leptothermofonsia sichuanensis E412 and encodes:
- a CDS encoding PDDEXK family nuclease codes for the protein MARNPVSDTAARFELKYLLPDRLPELAVNQDSLKNIQIGLAGVSRLLLPLAVLWLLGAIGLGWLVKSFLILIGLILLTPIIAFLGFQWWLKRNLIQSVCPVCQYEFMSLKQTEFRCPNCSEPLKAENGQFHRLAPPGTIDVSAVEIPAQKIEE
- a CDS encoding glycosyltransferase — protein: MRVALVHDYLREYGNAERVLQVLHRMYPEAPVYTAFVDPRGLGATIDRFAGWDIRTTWAHRLPAIAHHYNTYRFLLPYFWESLDLSAYDLVISSSGNYLSKAVLTRADTLHVCYCHTPPRYLWEPATHALPSWYTPWIDSQLRQYDFHVAQRCDRFVANSARVARRIKKFYRCTAEVIPPPVSIQGEGQAGNQYYLYVGPLTRDQHVDLAVAACTRSDRPLWIVGTGSDAQRLQALAGKSIRFLGAVPDQNLTELYAHAKALLFLNPDADFGFPPVEAMGRGVPVIASAQSGIQEIVLNYRTGLLFAEPTVESLCETLSQFEGLRFFSHACIQRAEEFAESVFVAKLEWFITQAFDDHPHHTHPSP
- a CDS encoding class I SAM-dependent methyltransferase, with amino-acid sequence MDLTEKIRQQFDSLPYPQVPLEQSPLDDPNLLFIHSLMTPFYLRSQTIPDTQNTAILDVGCGSGYKSLALAVANPQSVVIGIDLSEPSLEVARVRAQTQGIGNAEFHLLAISDLPQLGRNFDYINCDETLYLFRDIGEGFQLLRSVLKPEGIIRANLHSAYQRATYFRAQELFKQLGLMAANPGELEVQIVADTLKSLKPDVNLAKTWTKDPFEPEGTINSSAVLMNFLFQGDKGYTIPDLFDALRQADLELISMVNWREWDLLSLFQNPEDLPLFWEITLPELSDEMHLTLFELISPQHRLLDFWCGYAGQRKPYRPLNDWSRAEWEQAHIHLHPVLSTPRARADLVDSIQAQQPWEVSRYLSTTIKTPCQVESHLAACLLPLWDAPQTIQSLIDRRLQTCPNDLVTLVPLSEEQAFEQLKALLMRLETFLYVLVEW
- a CDS encoding lipid-A-disaccharide synthase-related protein; its protein translation is MRLLCLSNGHGEDAIALRILQALQSSPHAPQIEALPIVGEGHAYTRAGIPLIGAVKTMPSGGFVYMDGRQLARDIRGGLLKLTVTQLQAVRAWARGAGRGEASPLSHSPSFILAVGDIVPLLFAWFSGVPYGFVGTAKSEYYIRDEAGWLPRKSWWSDRLERWTGCIYHPWERWLMSRPGCKAVFPRDSITAQNLRRYGIPAFDMGNPMMDGLEWEAPDKGGRIPGEPVISSFIPHPSSLTIVLLPGSRPPEAYGNWEMLLLAVNGLLAQMERPLLLLAAIAPGLDLDRLHQAVQAFRWQPTADGTYAVGFGENRAILVLAQDRYAEFLHRADLAIAMAGTATEQFIGLGKPAITLPGRGPQFTPGFAEAQTRLLGPSVTLVQTPEQVASAIQALLKNPDRLQLIAENGRRRMGPPGSARRIAQCLIEQFRGQEIGNRR
- a CDS encoding ATP-binding protein, with the translated sequence MKQPSNLSERKYLETPAASGVNWPTPSSADVPETVQTATQLTYEQCLNRLGQRLNQIVTACLSETVNSQENGEASGDLEIFQAIAQELSEVLVNATVILFQAKTVPNCEAVTGSSERLSGCFGSNSQQLTIMPSESCPPNGVEFEVCQIKLQHDVNSQSPISCLLASGNLFYPKLGARLALDDLQHWQAQAPEEVWAIGDEQPPYGWLVIHTGSSFRSGVNPSIDLPSSRLIQQSIRLGVVALQQIRLIQAHCQQRQQLRDRNRDLVQINQLKSEFLANTSHEIRTPLSSILGFTHLLQAQGFSPMNLRHQEYLNIILTSGQHLLSLINDILDVSKIEANQLDLQWETVDVRNLCQMAITLVKEKASDKGLKTHLQIAPTVTTLVADGLRLKQMLFNLLSNAIKFTLKGEIGIEVTLAKDILRFTVWDTGTGISQEQQQLLFRPYAQLANVATGPGEGTGLGLALTQKLAELHGGWVEVCSEPDQGSRFTIALPLVPPSLPAPTLEATETPISETKSVSETKSVSETKPASVDLNLQETSAPKHPRPCEMEPHSRAASRRDVRPTNRRKKKLHSPVGSSLPQCFSEGTPSPIRTLRPNHLMLVEDNVHNAKLMLTFLSKSGYEVTWVQDGREMWQALERSLPALILMDIHLPEVDGLTLTRQLKQHDRYQAIPVIAQTALAMKGDRDLCLEAGAVDYISKPIDLDVLAKMVKQVLESVENLENLENLENLENLESLESLKQEVKH
- a CDS encoding ATP-binding protein; translation: MATSSKIPKRISTALINALSAGVVPRVGLDHIAVGREREMQVLLQDLDNIAGGGAGFRFVIGRYGAGKSFTLQLVRNHAMEKGFVVADADITPERRLAGGNGAGVATYRELMKNLSTKSRPDGGALSTILERWIAGIQTQVVQESGKKPADEGFDDLVEDKIREVTKDVADLVNGFEFANVIIAYWNGYRTDNDARKEAALRWLRGEFATKTEAKAALGVRVIIDDENWYDYVKLFARFVWDIGYKGLLVMLDEVIHLYKISTSVSRQNNYDKLLAMFNDAMQGRVTYLGLLIGGTPQFLEDPRRGLYSDPAWQRRTSQSRFASKAGLQEANGPVIRLEPLTRDEILTLLDRLVQVHMTHYSLKQSLTKAELEEFLHVIVSRLGAEALLTPGEIVRDFMSVLNILHQNPQMTLRQLIQSTNFQPAKPLDAQVDEDSEYAEFTV